TTTGTTATCACCTTAATTTATTGCTTAACGCCTTAaccattataaattataaattaatgtgattttgatGCAAATGCTCTATTTTACAATTAAGAAGTGGTTGACTCTCGTATTTATCGTGTATTATTGTGTTTATTCTAGtgattcacaaataacgaaaatctttttttttttcttatttcctaTTCAATgtataaaatcaaaattctaaTAGCTTTGGCTACTTTAACCTTCCCCgaccacaatttttttaataggtaTTTCACTGGATGAAAAAAAATTCGATTGTAACGATTAACATGTTCCCTAACTCACTTTTACAAACCAAATTATGATAATAAGGCAACACTGCTTGCACAAATTTTACATACACCAGCGAAGGGTGATAACTTGATAAAAAGTAGCATTCGAAGGAATTGTTGTGCATGCCATTGTGGTGAAGCAAGCAGAAAAGCTCAAGCAAAAGAAGTCACAAATGGCATTCAAAGAGCTTGAGAAGAAGGCTTACTGAGCTTTGATTGTTGAAGTTCATGTATGACACTTTTTCTATACCTAAAACCTCTACTAGCACAAAATGAACAACCCTGGGATCATGGTTGAGACTTGAAAGAGGAGCAAAGGCTGAGGATGAGAAGGCCAAAGTACGACAAATTAGGCAGTGATAATGACATTGAATAATATCCAGATCCTACTAATCACTCGGTATCTATACTGGTGAGAGGCAACAGGTACTTGGTGGAATAGTCGAGGTACACTCAAGCTGACCTGAACACTGCTTGCTAGTATAAAAGAATGATCTACAGGTCGGTGGGTTTGCTGATAGAAATCACCAATGTGTGGACACATGCATTTGACCTCGATACATAATAATCAAGCTAAAGATACTGATGAGGTACAATAGATGTTAGCTTGACAGACAGCAAAACAGAGTGGCTTCGTTGTGGTCCAGGCAGCCACACTGGAAGGAAGAAATAGTGTTGACTTGATGTATATATTGAATTCATCGAAAACCTGGTAATGCAGATTTTCGGAAGAGTGAATATCAAAGGTAATATACCTTTCTGACAGAGTACGGTTGATGAAAGTGGTGACTGCGCTTTGATTAATTTTATGCAAGACAAGCTACCAGGGTTTGTTATCAGAGGATGTTATCAGTTTATAAGAGATTTAGCTTCCACACCGAAACAATCATCCGAATGCATGATGAGTGCGCtcaattttttaacaaaatgcTCCCTCGTGCAGCAATTTCCAACTCCTGCCAAAATTTAATCTCACAGTTGCCAAATTCTGAAATATATTCTTACCCCTAGTTGTTAAAAAGGAGAAATAATGTGGTCTATACATGAAGCTCCAGCTCTGTAAAAACCAATAAATGACTACTTGAGATAGGAGATGGTTGCTTACTTGAATGTAACAAGATTAGTAggacttattttttaaattagggAGGACCAGACAACTTGCCAGTCAACCAGGTAAGCCGCTTCCCAACGTTGAGAGATAAGAAAATCTCCCTAGCTGCATGATTGTTGAAGAGATCCAAAGCAGCATAATATACTTGGTCATTGACACCTTCCAATTTATCCAACGCTTTAATACAGTCGGTTATGGTGAACTTGTCACTGCACTTCTCAACAGCAGAAGCTCTAAGTCTTGAAGCAGCAGCCATCTCTGATATAGCTCTTGCAATAGCACCATCAACCCCCTTACGCCTTTTCTTTCGACCAGTATTAGTAGGTGAGCTCACAGATTGAACAATTTCTTGCTCATTGGAATCAGGACCTTCTTCAGACTCTGAATATGACAACTCTTCCTGGGACAGTGTAGGAGGTTGAGGATGAGATGATGAACCGGGAAGACGGTCCTTGTGCATAGTAGATCCATTATCTGTACCTCTACTTCCAGAATCTGCAAATATCACACTCAGTCCCTTGTAAAACGGGCAGCCTGTGCTCCTTATGGTCTCCACATCTGGATGTTCCTGATTAGTACATGTCAAGGGGGGTTTTGTGATGGATGATTTCTATAAGAACAATATAAAGACCTTGGCATGAAAAACATAGATATCGTAAACTGCAATCCATCAATGAATTACTTAAGCATTGAAAAGGATGTTTCATTCACAAGAATCTTCTGGAATTCGgagatataagaaaataaaaaaggaaaccAGAGTTCAACTAGCAAACAGAAAAGTGTGTCCTGGCAGTTAAAGTAACAGAAAATGTGGGAACACACCTTCATGTACCGATCCCAAGCATCATCTGTTGCTGTCACTAGACCTGTAGTTTCATCCCATTTGAAATCAGTATGATCAAGTAGCAATTTCATAGTAGCAAAAAGCTTTCTTAGTGCAGCATATCGATACTTCAATTGTTCCCTCTCCCATGTAAGACCGGTTCTTTTATGAAACTCATCACAAATACATTTCCAACCTTTCTTGCTAAAAGACTTGTTTTGTTTATGCCCTCCTTGAACTTCGTCTACCATTAACCCCACCAATATTATAGTAAGAGATGTTGTCCACTTAGCTCTACACTGGGATTCTCGCTGCTGCACAGTTACCTGTGTTTTCAAACGAGTCGACCTCCCAGCCATCTATTTGATTGAACAAAAGTACAATTATTAATTACAGCAGTATTGCGCCTTACCATGACAAGCAAGAACAACTCAGAGATAACAGAACTTCAAGCTTTGTTTTTCATCTCAAAGCAGGCATTCAAACATCCAAGTAATCTTCAAAGATGAATACATGTATAACCAAAGACACTTGCATTGAGAATTTAGTATTTATGTAAAGATTTTGAGGCGTTATCCAACAAGACAACATgaagtttttatcaaaaaggaGAAACGGTATCCTCTAGTTAACAAGAAATTATGCTTCAAACATTAAAGAATACCCTCTTCTCTTATGTACCAAACACTAAAGAATATACCCTCTTCTCCCATTTccttaaagtttcaatttttcatgCATACACAGATGCAAATGAACCAATTACCCTTCGACCTATCACAACAATTAGCAATTTACCCGGAAACTGTATCTCAATACTAGAAAACAGCAATTTCACATTTGTTAACTcaaaaacactaaaatatataaattttttccaCAAAGGAATAAATACCTAAAGGTCTATCCACATTGCTCAATAGTCAACAAAGTGATTTTGAGAATTTCAAATCGCAAGAGGTACAAAAACATTAGACGATTTATTTTCATCGTCATACAAAACAGACCAACCAACATTAAAGACTTTTAATTAAAGTTTGGTGATGACAACTTCATTGTGGCCACTTGGATAAATCTCATCTGACCACTAATCACGCGCCAAAAGTTAATCCAATTcgattttaaacttgataaaattctaaattttccaGTTTATACAATTCATAGTATTCAAATTGGTGAAAAAGAGAGCCCTAGAAATTACGAAACAGGAGAGAAATTTTGTGATCTTTTTTATGTGAACAATGCAGacgaataaataattaaaaaaatatacatcgAACAGAGAGAATTTACCTCTGAGGAAACTGCTGCTGTAAAAACTGACCTACTTTCGTTACAGTAAACAACTGGATTTTCCCCTAATTCACAATTTCCGCCATCCAAACACGGCATAGCCCTTTTTCTCCTTGTGCATACGTGATCAagagaatatattttatttataaatccAAAATCTTCTATCAATTTGCACTTACACCCCCTAACCTTTGACAGTAGTGCAAATAGACCGAGgtaacttcttctttttctagAGATTTCCCGCCAGATGTTCGGTACTCATATGGAAGCTTAACTAAATTCGTTTTTATCCGAAAATCTTACATTGGGGTCAAGCGCGCCATAACAAAGGAGAATTCGTACTAGAAAGACTCAAACTCGAATATAGAACAGTACTTATCACTTCATACTCATGTTAGTGGCCGAGGTTGGTTTTTACTCTTTCCTATTTCGGATCGAGATTTATCTTCTATAGTTTGAATTCTATCTTTtaatttgtaaagaaaaaatatactatatttGACATGTTAAATGTAAAATATTCACAAAGTTTTTATTCTGAAGTGTTTGATTTGTTTTCTCCCCAGTTGTGTTTTCTGACTTAACTTTAACATTTGTCACGTGGGACTAAGTCCATAAACAAAGTAATGAAATATCTCTTTTTTTCTGAAAGTAtcaaattgatttatatataataattgtgAAACGTGTACCTGAGCAAAGAAGTACCTACgaaaatactttgaaaatccaaatTTAGATAGATATTCAAAACTACttacataatttttcattattttaatgaGATGAAAATTATGGtgatcaaaatttatattatttgactCTCGAAAAGAAATTTGTGACAAGTAAAAAGGTAAGGAGGTAGTGTACAATTATATGCTCTCATTACTTTGACTTAGAACGGTTAAGCACTCAAAATTTGTAACTAACAAAAAGGAGACATGGAAAACAAGCCACTTATGAAAGGAATAACAGTATTTATAATTGAAGACTAACCACTTTGTTCTTATTATAATTGTGGTATTTGACTAGCTTGTGAGCACAAGTAACTTTATCCACCAAGACTTCAggcaaaatgattaaaaaaaaaaacacctagTATTTTGTCTCTGCTGTAGTTTGTCCCTGCTCTCCCATTATTTTTAAGTGATGCATTAACCGCGAGATCACATCCCTAGCTTTGAAGATTAACCACTTTAACGCAGCATGCAGTACCAAcaacagaaagaaaaagaaggggGGAGGGGGATGCCTGGTTTATATAGTACCCCTTTGGCAAGGTTCAGCAGGCTGCAAAAAGGCTGGCAGACAAAAAGTAACATGATATATCTACTAACAAAAGAAACCTCCACAACTTGTAGCAAACATGCCTGCAACCAAATTCACTATTTTAAGCAACCATTTATAATCAACCAATTCAAAGAAATAACACAACTTTGGCCTTATTACTATAAATAGCCTTTGCCATTCTTATGTAGGTGGCATAAAGAATCAGTCTTATTTCGTACCATGTTGAGTTCACATGCCCTGAGGCAAGTCAAACAAGCTGTTGAGGAGGCCACAAAGAAGGACAAAACAGTGCCTGCAGCACCACCTCCAAGGATGCATTTCCATGATAGTGACATTCAAGTACACAACCACAAACCttattcaattataaaaatccCATAATGGTTAAACTTTCTCACACTTCCCCCTCctgttgtttcttctttttacgATTTTGTTCCCCTTTTACCTTCTTGACGGGTTGTGATGCTTTTGGTTTTGCTGAACTCCAAGGGAAGAACTTGGCAGAAAAAGATGGTCCGCCTAATGTTTCTTTGCACACATCCTATCTAATTGATAATGCAAAGAAAGCAGTTGAAGCTCTTCGCCCCAGCATAGTCTCATGCACATATACTTCAGCCTTTGTTGCGATAGATG
This window of the Solanum pennellii chromosome 2, SPENNV200 genome carries:
- the LOC107009510 gene encoding L10-interacting MYB domain-containing protein-like isoform X1, which translates into the protein MPCLDGGNCELGENPVVYCNESRSVFTAAVSSEMAGRSTRLKTQVTVQQRESQCRAKWTTSLTIILVGLMVDEVQGGHKQNKSFSKKGWKCICDEFHKRTGLTWEREQLKYRYAALRKLFATMKLLLDHTDFKWDETTGLVTATDDAWDRYMKEHPDVETIRSTGCPFYKGLSVIFADSGSRGTDNGSTMHKDRLPGSSSHPQPPTLSQEELSYSESEEGPDSNEQEIVQSVSSPTNTGRKKRRKGVDGAIARAISEMAAASRLRASAVEKCSDKFTITDCIKALDKLEGVNDQVYYAALDLFNNHAAREIFLSLNVGKRLTWLTGKLSGPP
- the LOC107009510 gene encoding L10-interacting MYB domain-containing protein-like isoform X2; the protein is MAGRSTRLKTQVTVQQRESQCRAKWTTSLTIILVGLMVDEVQGGHKQNKSFSKKGWKCICDEFHKRTGLTWEREQLKYRYAALRKLFATMKLLLDHTDFKWDETTGLVTATDDAWDRYMKEHPDVETIRSTGCPFYKGLSVIFADSGSRGTDNGSTMHKDRLPGSSSHPQPPTLSQEELSYSESEEGPDSNEQEIVQSVSSPTNTGRKKRRKGVDGAIARAISEMAAASRLRASAVEKCSDKFTITDCIKALDKLEGVNDQVYYAALDLFNNHAAREIFLSLNVGKRLTWLTGKLSGPP